Proteins encoded by one window of Peromyscus eremicus unplaced genomic scaffold, PerEre_H2_v1 PerEre#2#unplaced_178, whole genome shotgun sequence:
- the LOC131901647 gene encoding zinc finger protein 431-like has protein sequence MYRIFQNAVTYNDVHVNFTWEEWALLDRSQKNLYKDVMLETYRNLTTIGYSWEDHNIEEHFQSSRRHERHKRSNTGENSSVYTQCVKAFVHDSHIQRHERTHTGEKPYECNQCGKAFAQRTHLQVHKRTHTGEKPYECNQCGKAFARNSVLQLHKRTHTGEKPYECNQCGKAFARRTHLQVHKRTHTGEKPYECIECGKAFAKQDALQMHKRTHTGEKPYECNQCGKAFACNSNLQLHKRTHTGEKPYKCNQCDKAFARNSDLQMHKRTHSGEKLYKCNQCNKAYAEHNALQMHKRTHTGEKPYECNQCGKAFTRRTHLQVHKRTHTGEKPYECNQCGKAFTRRTHLQVHKRTHTGEKPYECNQCGKAFTRRTHLQVHKRTHTGEKPYECIECGKAFAKQDALQMHKRIHTGEKPYECNQCGKAFASNSNLQLHKRTHTGEKPYKCNQCDKAFARNSVLQIHKRTHSGEKP, from the exons ATGTATCGGATATTtcagaatgcagtgacctataatgatgtacatgtcaacttcacttgggaagagtgggctttgctggatcgttctcagaagaatctctacaaagatgtgatgctggagacctataGGAACCTCACTACCATAG gatacagttgggaagaccataatattgaagaacattttcagagttctagaagacatgaaag GCACAAAAGAAGTAATACTGGAGAGAATTCTTCTGTATATACTCAGTGTGTTAAAGCTTTTGTACATGACAGTCAtattcaaaggcatgaaagaacac atactggagagaaaccctatgaatgtaatcaatgtggtaaagcctttgcccaaCGCACTCATCTTCAAgtgcacaaaagaacacatactggagagaaaccctatgaatgtaatcaatgtggtaaagcctttgctcgtaACAGTGTTCTTCaactacataaaagaacacatactggagagaaaccctatgaatgtaatcaatgtggtaaagcctttgcccgACGCACTCATCTTCAAgtgcacaaaagaacacatactggagagaaaccctatgaatgtattgaatgtggtaaagcctttgcaaaacaagatgctcttcaaatgcataaaagaacacatactggagagaaaccctatgaatgtaatcagtgtggaaaagcctttgcTTGTAACAGTAACCTTCaactacataaaagaacacatactggagagaaaccttataagtgtaatcagtgtgataaagcttTTGCTCGTAACAGcgatcttcaaatgcataaaagaacacattctggagagaaactctataaatgtaatcaatgcAATAAAGCCTATGCAGAACACA atgctcttcaaatgcataaaagaacacatactggagagaaaccctatgaatgtaatcagtgtggtaaagcctttacacgaCGCACTCATCTTCAAgtgcacaaaagaacacatactggagagaaaccctatgaatgtaatcaatgtggtaaagcctttacacgaCGCACTCATCTTCAAgtgcacaaaagaacacatactggagagaaaccctatgaatgtaatcaatgtggtaaagcctttacacgaCGCACTCATCTTCAAgtgcacaaaagaacacatactggagagaaaccctatgaatgtattgaatgtggtaaagcctttgcaaaacaagatgctcttcaaatgcataaaagaatacatactggagagaaaccctatgaatgtaatcagtgtggtaaagcctttgcttctAACAGTAACCTTCaactacataaaagaacacatactggagagaaaccttataagtgtaatcagtgtgataaagcctttgctcgtaacagtgttcttcaaatacataaaagaacacattctggagagaagccc